In Pseudanabaena yagii GIHE-NHR1, the following proteins share a genomic window:
- a CDS encoding Uma2 family endonuclease: protein MIEIAKVQDSQTKSKLTYEKFINLRLTDGRYEFVNGEVVKVANTRQHEDVVAFVYKKFDREIDRLNLDLVVRQNVSIRTIASSDKQSRVPDLSMIDKEFWQSNPADYSPLQKPIQLAVEVTSTNWDDDYIDKFSEYQSLGIPEYWIVDYLAIASREFLGNPKIPAVFVNLLDENGKYQTTRFTGDDKINSRTFPELDLTAAGILNI, encoded by the coding sequence ATGATTGAGATCGCTAAAGTTCAAGATTCACAAACTAAATCAAAGCTGACTTATGAAAAATTCATCAATCTGAGACTTACTGACGGACGCTATGAATTTGTTAACGGAGAAGTCGTTAAAGTGGCAAATACTAGACAGCATGAAGATGTTGTTGCTTTTGTTTATAAAAAATTTGACCGAGAAATTGATAGGTTAAATTTGGATCTCGTAGTGCGCCAAAATGTGAGTATTAGAACTATTGCTAGTAGTGACAAGCAAAGTAGGGTCCCAGACTTGAGCATGATAGATAAGGAATTTTGGCAATCTAATCCAGCCGATTATTCTCCATTGCAAAAACCGATTCAGTTAGCAGTAGAAGTCACATCAACTAATTGGGATGATGACTATATTGATAAGTTTTCAGAATATCAAAGCCTTGGTATTCCTGAATATTGGATTGTGGATTATTTAGCGATCGCTAGTCGTGAATTTTTAGGTAATCCCAAAATCCCTGCTGTATTTGTCAATTTACTAGATGAAAATGGTAAATATCAAACAACTAGATTTACAGGAGATGACAAAATAAATTCGCGGACTTTTCCTGAATTAGACTTAACTGCTGCTGGAATTCTCAACATCTAG
- the ureA gene encoding urease subunit gamma, producing MQLTPQEKDKLLIFTAALLAERRKAKGLKLNYPEAIAFITAEILEGAREGRTVAELMSYGATLLTRDDVMEGIPEMIHDVQVEATFPDGTKLVTVHNPIR from the coding sequence ATGCAACTTACGCCTCAAGAAAAAGATAAATTATTGATTTTTACGGCTGCGTTATTAGCGGAGCGTCGTAAAGCTAAGGGTTTGAAGTTAAATTATCCTGAAGCGATCGCCTTTATCACTGCGGAGATTTTGGAGGGAGCAAGGGAAGGTCGCACGGTTGCCGAGTTGATGTCATACGGCGCGACTTTGCTTACCCGTGATGATGTGATGGAAGGTATTCCCGAAATGATCCATGATGTGCAAGTGGAAGCGACTTTTCCCGATGGAACTAAACTGGTGACAGTCCATAATCCTATTCGCTAA
- a CDS encoding urease accessory protein UreD, whose amino-acid sequence MASPWAGELELEFAKRNQQTVLTRNYTVAPWKIQRSLYPEGEEVCHCILLHTAGGLVGGDRLSAKIHLQPQTQALITTAAASKIYRSTGAESLQNLHIRIDEGANLEWFPQETIVFTEAQYRQQTRIELAPTATLTMWEIIRFGRTARGEKFLDGNWRSHTEVWRDQSPLWIDRQYLNGNSEMLGSPNGLNNYAITANFIFVGAIVEPELITRIRSTWEQGNYQGMSGVTRSLSGLVCRYCGDSSSDARKWFQQIWHLLRVSYRDRAICVPRVW is encoded by the coding sequence ATGGCTTCACCTTGGGCGGGAGAATTAGAATTAGAATTTGCGAAACGGAATCAGCAAACCGTATTAACCCGTAATTACACCGTCGCACCTTGGAAAATTCAGCGATCGCTCTATCCTGAAGGTGAAGAAGTTTGTCATTGTATTCTCTTGCATACCGCAGGTGGTTTAGTTGGAGGCGATCGCCTATCGGCAAAAATTCATTTGCAACCGCAAACCCAAGCCCTGATTACTACTGCTGCTGCTAGCAAAATCTATCGCAGCACAGGTGCAGAATCTTTACAAAATCTCCATATTCGCATTGATGAAGGAGCGAACTTGGAATGGTTTCCACAGGAGACTATTGTTTTTACAGAAGCACAATATCGTCAGCAAACTAGAATTGAACTCGCCCCAACTGCCACCTTGACAATGTGGGAAATTATCAGGTTTGGGCGCACGGCTAGAGGGGAGAAATTTCTGGATGGGAATTGGCGATCGCATACGGAGGTATGGCGCGACCAAAGCCCGTTATGGATTGATCGGCAATATCTCAATGGAAATTCGGAAATGTTAGGGAGTCCTAATGGGTTAAATAATTATGCGATCACCGCAAATTTTATCTTTGTCGGCGCGATCGTAGAACCTGAATTAATTACGCGGATTCGTTCTACTTGGGAGCAGGGAAATTATCAAGGAATGTCAGGAGTTACGCGATCGCTATCGGGTTTAGTTTGCCGCTATTGTGGTGACTCGTCTAGTGATGCACGTAAATGGTTTCAACAAATTTGGCATCTTTTACGTGTATCCTATAGGGATAGAGCAATATGCGTACCTAGAGTCTGGTGA